From Bacillus sp. FSL K6-3431, the proteins below share one genomic window:
- a CDS encoding lactate racemase domain-containing protein: MNILQELLKDIPIPKMTKVKQRFDDRKIEQLDKVLNEKLNTPHIQALIRPGMEIALAVGSRGIDRLPEITATTVKFLKEMGATPFIVPSMGSHGGATGKGQIAVLEHLGVTEESAGCEIRSSMEVVKLGELPNGLPVYLDKYASEADGIVVINRVKPHTAFRGRVESGIMKMISIGLGKQKGAEACHQLGFKYMAENVPKMAKMIMEKKPFLFGVATVENAFDKVVEVEVLMADEVEEKETKLQEQAKKSLPKLLFEQLDVLIIDEIGKNISGDGMDPNITGRYPTPYAHGGPEVNKMVVLDLTPETEGNANGVGTADFTTQRLVDKMDLETTYANGLTSTVVAPTKIATTLANDRMALQAAIKTCNILDFTKVKMVRIKNTLEISEIEVSEALLEHVKQHSEMEQISDLYELVFDQKENIK, encoded by the coding sequence ATGAATATTCTTCAAGAATTATTAAAAGATATTCCTATCCCAAAAATGACAAAGGTAAAGCAACGATTTGACGATCGGAAAATCGAACAATTGGATAAGGTGCTGAACGAAAAGTTAAATACCCCTCATATTCAAGCATTAATTCGTCCAGGCATGGAAATTGCACTCGCCGTTGGAAGCAGAGGGATAGACCGCCTGCCAGAAATAACGGCAACGACAGTGAAATTTTTAAAAGAAATGGGCGCTACTCCTTTTATTGTACCAAGTATGGGCAGCCATGGCGGTGCTACTGGCAAGGGGCAAATTGCCGTTCTTGAACATTTAGGTGTGACTGAAGAAAGTGCAGGGTGTGAAATTCGCTCTTCAATGGAAGTTGTAAAGCTAGGAGAGCTTCCAAATGGTCTTCCGGTTTATTTAGATAAGTATGCATCTGAAGCTGATGGAATTGTTGTTATTAATCGAGTGAAGCCACATACTGCTTTTCGTGGTAGGGTTGAAAGTGGAATAATGAAAATGATTAGTATTGGACTTGGCAAACAAAAAGGTGCGGAAGCATGCCATCAATTAGGGTTTAAGTATATGGCTGAAAACGTCCCGAAGATGGCGAAAATGATTATGGAGAAAAAACCATTTTTATTTGGTGTGGCAACGGTTGAAAATGCATTTGATAAAGTAGTAGAAGTCGAAGTATTAATGGCCGATGAGGTTGAAGAAAAAGAAACTAAACTCCAGGAACAAGCAAAGAAATCCTTGCCGAAGCTTCTTTTTGAGCAGTTGGATGTGCTTATCATTGATGAAATCGGAAAAAATATTAGTGGAGATGGCATGGATCCGAATATCACAGGGCGTTACCCAACTCCATATGCCCATGGTGGTCCTGAAGTAAATAAAATGGTTGTACTTGATCTTACTCCAGAGACAGAAGGAAATGCAAATGGTGTAGGAACCGCCGATTTTACGACACAGCGACTTGTTGACAAAATGGATTTAGAAACAACTTATGCGAATGGCCTTACATCTACAGTTGTGGCTCCGACTAAAATTGCTACGACTTTGGCAAATGATCGAATGGCTCTCCAAGCTGCGATTAAAACATGTAATATTCTTGATTTTACTAAAGTGAAAATGGTACGAATAAAAAACACTTTGGAAATTAGTGAAATAGAAGTATCAGAAGCATTATTGGAACATGTAAAACAACATTCCGAGATGGAGCAAATATCGGATTTGTATGAATTAGTATTTGATCAAAAAGAGAATATAAAATAA
- the gndA gene encoding NADP-dependent phosphogluconate dehydrogenase codes for MSKQQIGVVGLAVMGKNLAMNIESRGYSVSVYNRSSHRTEDMMQNEAKGKNVVASYSIEEFVNSLEKPRKILLMVQAGAPTDATIESLKPYLEKGDILIDGGNTFFPDTIRRNKELSEAGLHFIGTGVSGGEEGALTGPSIMPGGQKEAYELVAPIFEAIAAKVDGEACTTYIGPDGAGHYVKMVHNGIEYGDMQLICEAYFMMKNILGLNAEELHKVFAEWNKGELDSYLIEITADIFTKTDEETGKPLVDVILDTAGQKGTGKWTSQNALDLGVPLPLVTESVFARFISAMKDERVAASKLLRGPEVTAYDGDKDELIEAIRKALYMSKICSYAQGFAQMRAASEEYNWDLQYGDIAMIFRGGCIIRAQFLQKIKEAYDKDPALANLLLDPYFKEIVESYQQALRKVVSIAVERGIAVPCFASAAAYYDSYRTETLPANLLQAQRDYFGAHTYNRIDKEGTFHTEWME; via the coding sequence AAGGTAAAAATGTAGTTGCTTCGTATTCAATTGAGGAATTTGTTAACTCGTTAGAAAAGCCACGTAAAATTTTACTTATGGTACAAGCCGGTGCGCCAACGGATGCAACAATTGAATCACTAAAACCGTATTTAGAAAAGGGCGATATTCTCATTGATGGTGGAAATACATTCTTCCCTGATACAATTCGTCGTAACAAAGAATTAAGTGAAGCAGGTCTTCATTTTATTGGAACTGGTGTGTCAGGTGGAGAGGAAGGTGCTCTAACTGGTCCTTCAATCATGCCTGGTGGACAAAAGGAAGCGTACGAACTTGTTGCTCCTATTTTTGAAGCAATCGCTGCAAAAGTAGACGGAGAAGCATGTACTACATATATTGGTCCAGATGGAGCCGGTCATTATGTGAAAATGGTGCATAATGGTATTGAATATGGCGATATGCAATTGATTTGTGAAGCTTATTTTATGATGAAAAATATTCTAGGCCTTAATGCTGAAGAGTTGCATAAAGTATTTGCGGAATGGAATAAAGGCGAGCTTGATAGCTATTTAATCGAGATCACTGCTGATATTTTTACAAAAACCGATGAAGAAACTGGTAAACCTTTAGTTGATGTCATTCTAGACACAGCTGGTCAAAAAGGGACAGGTAAATGGACAAGTCAAAATGCGCTTGATCTAGGTGTGCCACTTCCATTGGTTACTGAATCCGTTTTTGCTCGCTTCATTTCAGCAATGAAAGATGAGCGTGTTGCAGCAAGTAAATTATTAAGAGGTCCTGAAGTGACAGCTTATGATGGGGATAAAGACGAGTTAATCGAAGCAATTCGCAAAGCATTATACATGAGCAAAATTTGTTCATATGCTCAAGGATTTGCGCAAATGCGTGCAGCATCAGAAGAATATAACTGGGATTTACAGTATGGCGATATCGCCATGATTTTCCGCGGAGGATGTATTATCCGTGCGCAATTCTTGCAAAAAATCAAAGAAGCATACGACAAAGATCCGGCGCTAGCTAACCTATTGCTTGATCCATATTTTAAAGAAATCGTTGAAAGCTATCAGCAAGCACTAAGAAAAGTAGTTTCTATTGCTGTGGAAAGAGGAATTGCCGTTCCATGTTTCGCAAGTGCTGCAGCTTATTATGACAGCTATCGCACAGAAACATTACCAGCGAATCTGTTGCAAGCTCAGCGTGATTACTTCGGTGCACACACATATAACCGCATTGATAAAGAAGGAACATTCCATACAGAGTGGATGGAATAA
- a CDS encoding SDR family oxidoreductase, which yields MSKLFDLTGKTAVAIGGNGVLGSSMALGLAEHGAKVAIVGRNLEKAEEVVKEIIAKGGEAMAFQADVGTRESLEQLAENIEGWSGGWDIILNAPGKNSPTPFFDLDMDEWDDIMDVNLKGIVITCQIFAKKMIEQGRKGSIINISSVSSTTPLSRVFTYSVSKAGVNSVTQFLAREFAPNGIRVNAIIPGFFPAEQNRKILSEDRIESIMNHTPMNRFGEPDELQGATVWLASDAASSFVTGTLIRVDGGFGSMTI from the coding sequence ATGAGTAAACTATTTGATTTAACGGGAAAAACAGCCGTAGCAATCGGCGGTAATGGCGTATTGGGATCATCGATGGCATTAGGTCTTGCGGAGCATGGTGCAAAGGTTGCTATAGTTGGACGTAATCTGGAAAAAGCAGAGGAAGTAGTGAAGGAAATTATAGCCAAGGGTGGAGAAGCGATGGCATTTCAGGCAGATGTCGGTACGCGAGAATCACTAGAGCAATTGGCTGAAAACATTGAAGGCTGGTCAGGTGGCTGGGATATAATTTTAAATGCACCGGGTAAAAATAGCCCGACACCTTTCTTTGATTTAGATATGGATGAATGGGATGACATTATGGATGTAAACTTAAAAGGAATTGTCATTACATGTCAAATATTTGCTAAAAAAATGATTGAGCAAGGTAGAAAAGGAAGTATTATTAATATCTCATCTGTTTCTTCTACAACGCCATTGTCTAGAGTATTTACATATTCAGTTTCAAAAGCAGGTGTTAATAGTGTGACACAGTTCTTGGCGCGTGAATTTGCTCCTAATGGAATTAGAGTAAATGCTATTATTCCTGGCTTTTTCCCAGCAGAACAAAACCGAAAAATTTTAAGCGAAGATCGAATTGAATCGATTATGAACCATACGCCAATGAACCGCTTTGGTGAACCAGACGAATTACAAGGAGCGACGGTTTGGCTTGCATCTGATGCTGCGTCAAGCTTTGTTACAGGGACTTTGATACGTGTGGACGGTGGATTTGGCTCAATGACAATATAA
- a CDS encoding IS1182 family transposase, translated as MFKNYNMNQLVLPLDLEVNLQNNDIAFHIHCLVESIPQEAFEPFLRNEGCPAYHPRMMLKIILCGYTQSVFSGRKIEALLKDSIRMMWLAQGYEPSYRTINRFRVQPEVKELIRQCFVQFRCQLVQEKLIDQEAIFIDGTKIEANANKFTFVWKKSIEKYHQGLIEKSNQLYNELLEKEILPEIERESEEELTLEELARIVQKADDVINDYDKKIEASSDNTERKTLRSERKFPKQVRKQLLDYIVRKQKYERHFEIFGTRNSYSKTDHDATFMRMKDDYMKNGQLKPGYNVQISTEGQYTLAYSLFSNPTDTRTLIPFLDEIEQHYLPLPKYIVADAGYGSEQNYDDILSNRKREALITYNMYLKEQNKKYKQNEFNSVNWLYDEEKDTYTCPNQQRVVFKYHSVRTDKSGFEREFKIYECEDCSDCPFRSLCTKAKEGNHRKIMVNKKWEQQKEYVRAKLSEEKTNSIYRRRKIDVEPVFGFLKANLCFTRFSVRGKSKVENEMGLALMAVNLRKFTVNTLVRT; from the coding sequence ATGTTTAAAAATTATAACATGAATCAATTAGTTTTACCTTTAGATTTAGAAGTAAATTTGCAAAATAACGATATTGCCTTCCACATTCACTGTTTAGTTGAAAGCATCCCGCAGGAAGCCTTTGAACCATTTCTTCGAAATGAGGGATGTCCTGCCTATCACCCCCGCATGATGCTTAAAATCATCTTATGTGGCTACACTCAATCTGTATTTTCGGGTCGTAAAATTGAAGCACTTTTAAAAGACAGTATTCGCATGATGTGGCTCGCACAAGGATACGAACCGAGCTATCGTACAATTAATCGCTTTCGTGTGCAACCTGAAGTTAAAGAATTAATTCGTCAATGCTTTGTACAATTTCGCTGTCAGTTAGTCCAAGAAAAGCTTATTGACCAAGAAGCAATTTTTATTGATGGTACAAAAATTGAAGCGAATGCGAATAAATTTACATTTGTCTGGAAAAAATCAATTGAGAAATATCATCAGGGATTAATTGAAAAATCAAATCAACTCTACAATGAGCTACTTGAGAAAGAGATTTTACCCGAAATTGAGCGTGAAAGCGAAGAAGAATTAACCCTTGAGGAACTCGCCCGCATAGTTCAAAAAGCAGACGATGTCATTAACGACTATGACAAAAAGATTGAAGCATCTTCAGACAATACAGAAAGAAAAACGTTAAGGAGTGAACGGAAGTTCCCAAAACAGGTCCGCAAACAGTTACTGGATTACATCGTTCGTAAACAGAAATATGAACGACATTTTGAAATCTTTGGCACGCGTAATAGTTATTCGAAAACAGATCATGATGCGACGTTCATGCGTATGAAAGATGATTATATGAAAAATGGTCAATTGAAACCTGGTTATAATGTACAAATTTCGACCGAAGGTCAATATACACTTGCCTATAGTTTATTTTCGAATCCAACAGACACACGTACATTAATTCCATTCCTAGATGAAATCGAGCAACATTATCTTCCATTACCGAAGTACATTGTCGCGGACGCAGGATATGGTAGTGAACAAAATTATGATGATATTCTTTCAAATCGTAAACGAGAAGCGTTAATTACGTATAACATGTATTTGAAAGAACAAAATAAAAAATATAAACAAAACGAATTCAATTCAGTTAACTGGCTTTACGATGAAGAGAAAGATACCTATACTTGCCCTAATCAACAGCGCGTTGTCTTTAAATATCATTCTGTTCGTACAGATAAGTCAGGTTTCGAGCGAGAATTTAAAATCTATGAGTGTGAAGACTGTTCAGATTGCCCATTCCGTTCATTATGTACGAAAGCAAAAGAAGGAAATCATCGAAAGATAATGGTGAACAAGAAATGGGAACAACAAAAAGAATATGTGAGAGCGAAGCTTTCAGAAGAAAAAACGAATTCTATTTACCGTCGACGCAAAATCGATGTAGAACCAGTTTTTGGATTCTTGAAGGCTAATTTGTGTTTCACTCGATTTTCAGTTCGCGGAAAATCGAAGGTCGAAAATGAAATGGGCCTAGCGTTAATGGCCGTGAATTTACGAAAATTCACGGTCAACACATTGGTTCGAACATAA
- a CDS encoding ROK family protein, translating into MITGDAAYIKKLNRGLILSTIIEHNGISRANLSKVTGLNKATISVQVADLLEEELLIEGQQEHTNLGRRPIILTLNKTVGYALGIDLDKDQIIFTLSDLLGYPIQTETVALHTTDYQQILDLLVEHIHIFKTKCSDSTYGIIGIVIGIHGIVSNEEEIYFIPQLNWREKSLKADLEKSIAAPIYIENNANLSAFAERVYKYNQSNHLLSITMQSGIGLGVMMNGELLKGYHGYAGEMGHMIVVPDGLACNCGNRGCWEQYASESNFFRQLKAKKGRENLTYHDFKALVESGDPITCELMDNFIKYVAVGMNNVINLYNPEIIILNCELLHLYPNAIKNIKSKLTSTISHYSNLHVSVLGKQACVMGACVFAIKSFLEISNLSLEITEETMAQSGDYLFS; encoded by the coding sequence ATGATTACCGGTGATGCAGCTTATATAAAAAAGTTAAATCGAGGTTTAATTTTAAGTACGATTATTGAACATAATGGCATTTCTCGCGCAAATTTATCGAAAGTAACAGGATTAAATAAAGCTACTATTTCTGTACAGGTTGCTGATTTACTTGAGGAAGAATTACTGATAGAAGGGCAACAAGAACATACAAATTTAGGAAGACGCCCAATTATTCTTACTTTAAATAAAACAGTTGGATACGCATTAGGAATTGATCTTGATAAGGACCAAATCATTTTTACCCTTTCCGACTTGCTGGGCTATCCTATACAAACTGAAACAGTAGCCCTTCACACTACTGACTACCAGCAAATACTTGATTTGCTGGTAGAGCATATACACATTTTTAAAACTAAATGTAGTGATAGTACCTACGGGATCATTGGGATTGTAATTGGGATTCATGGAATTGTTTCTAATGAAGAGGAAATTTATTTTATCCCTCAGCTAAACTGGCGAGAAAAAAGTTTAAAGGCAGATTTAGAAAAGAGTATAGCCGCTCCAATCTATATTGAAAACAATGCGAATTTATCTGCATTTGCAGAAAGAGTATATAAGTATAACCAGAGCAATCACTTACTCAGCATAACGATGCAAAGTGGGATTGGACTCGGCGTCATGATGAATGGCGAGCTACTCAAGGGGTATCATGGTTATGCTGGAGAAATGGGTCATATGATTGTTGTTCCTGACGGATTAGCATGTAACTGCGGCAATCGTGGTTGTTGGGAACAATATGCCTCAGAATCAAATTTTTTCAGGCAACTCAAAGCAAAGAAAGGTAGAGAAAATTTAACCTATCATGATTTTAAAGCATTAGTAGAATCAGGAGATCCGATTACATGTGAACTAATGGACAATTTCATTAAATATGTCGCAGTTGGTATGAATAATGTCATTAATTTATATAATCCCGAAATCATTATTCTTAACTGTGAGCTATTACATCTATATCCAAATGCAATTAAAAATATTAAAAGCAAACTTACTTCAACGATAAGTCATTACAGTAATTTGCACGTCTCTGTTCTCGGAAAGCAAGCTTGTGTCATGGGAGCATGCGTTTTCGCCATTAAAAGCTTCTTAGAAATATCGAATTTAAGCTTAGAAATCACAGAGGAAACAATGGCGCAATCAGGCGATTATTTGTTTTCTTAA
- a CDS encoding gluconokinase has translation MSHKFVVGLDIGTTSAKAVVFDMDGKVRAEAEQLIKTYHPQQGWAEQDPDELERAAVHAIRMVMDKANVPKEEIVGMGFSCAMHSLICVAGKGEVLSRALIWSDGRSSGQAEKLLEAEGEELFQRTGVPIHPMSPLVKLLWMKETNYEPYRNAQYFMSVKEYILMKWFGKKVADYSIAAASGLMNAETLQWDEKALALVNVKKKQLSDIVPPTEILSGLNNDLAEEMGILPETPVAIGSADGQLANLGIGAISPGEVAITVGTSGAVRQFANGFRINDKRETFCYAFSEDYSIIGGATNNGGIALQWLKELVNYPGSYEEFLVEAEEVAPGAEGMIFLPYINGERAPIWNQQATGNFSGVSITHKQEHFIRAVLEGITFNLYQIEQALERLAGKSETIYVNGGLARSPIWLQMLADIFGKEVYVAETHHSSAWGAAWTALVAIGKVNSFEEIKHSVNLGNAITPNEENHHVYQEIYKKYTRLVEDISVHF, from the coding sequence ATGTCGCATAAGTTTGTAGTTGGACTTGATATTGGGACTACCAGTGCCAAAGCTGTTGTTTTTGATATGGATGGCAAGGTAAGAGCGGAGGCAGAACAGCTGATTAAAACATATCATCCACAACAAGGCTGGGCAGAGCAAGATCCAGATGAGCTTGAACGTGCCGCTGTTCATGCAATTAGAATGGTAATGGATAAAGCTAATGTTCCAAAGGAAGAAATTGTTGGGATGGGATTTTCTTGTGCCATGCACTCATTAATTTGCGTGGCTGGTAAGGGGGAAGTATTATCGCGTGCACTTATTTGGTCTGACGGTAGAAGTAGTGGACAAGCTGAAAAACTCCTAGAGGCAGAGGGGGAAGAGCTTTTCCAACGGACGGGTGTGCCTATTCATCCTATGTCCCCATTAGTGAAATTACTTTGGATGAAAGAAACAAATTATGAGCCGTATCGTAATGCTCAATATTTCATGTCTGTGAAAGAGTATATCCTCATGAAATGGTTTGGTAAGAAGGTTGCCGACTATTCGATAGCTGCTGCAAGTGGCCTCATGAATGCTGAGACATTACAATGGGACGAAAAAGCATTGGCACTTGTGAATGTTAAGAAAAAACAATTATCAGATATTGTTCCACCAACAGAAATTTTATCGGGATTGAATAATGATCTTGCAGAGGAAATGGGGATTTTGCCTGAGACGCCAGTGGCTATAGGATCGGCCGACGGTCAGCTTGCTAATTTGGGTATTGGTGCGATTTCTCCGGGTGAAGTTGCGATCACAGTCGGTACGAGTGGGGCTGTGAGACAGTTTGCAAATGGATTCCGCATAAATGATAAACGGGAGACATTTTGCTATGCCTTTTCAGAGGACTATTCTATTATCGGTGGTGCGACAAATAATGGTGGTATTGCGCTACAATGGTTAAAAGAATTAGTAAACTATCCGGGCAGTTATGAAGAATTTCTTGTTGAAGCTGAAGAGGTAGCTCCTGGTGCGGAAGGAATGATTTTCTTACCGTATATTAACGGAGAAAGAGCGCCAATTTGGAATCAGCAGGCTACTGGAAATTTTTCTGGTGTATCAATTACACATAAACAGGAACATTTCATACGTGCAGTGTTGGAGGGAATTACGTTCAACTTGTACCAAATTGAGCAAGCACTTGAAAGATTAGCGGGAAAATCAGAGACTATTTACGTGAATGGTGGTCTTGCAAGGTCGCCAATATGGTTACAAATGCTAGCGGATATTTTTGGCAAAGAGGTATATGTGGCAGAAACTCATCATAGCTCTGCATGGGGAGCCGCGTGGACGGCCTTAGTTGCGATTGGTAAGGTAAATTCATTTGAAGAGATAAAGCATAGTGTGAACCTGGGTAATGCAATTACTCCAAATGAAGAAAATCATCATGTTTACCAAGAAATATATAAGAAGTATACAAGATTAGTTGAAGATATATCCGTTCATTTTTAA